A stretch of the Deltaproteobacteria bacterium IMCC39524 genome encodes the following:
- a CDS encoding Dam family site-specific DNA-(adenine-N6)-methyltransferase yields the protein MKSNMTTQNGKIAPFLKWAGGKRWLVKLRDDLLDTGFNRYVEPFLGSGAVFFHVNPTTSILNDKNKALIDVYRAIKNDHSRVLYLLNAHSKKHSKEYYYEMRAKKCRNQFSKAAQFIYLNRTCWNGLYRVNLKGDFNVPKGTKDKVLLDTDNFAEIANLLHGAQLEDGDFEKVIDSTVEGDLVFIDPPYTANHNNNGFLKYNEHIFSWKDQIRLRDATLKAKNRGAKIILTNANHGSVRELYSRHFNLQDISRASVLSGKKEYRGAVQELLITS from the coding sequence ATGAAATCAAACATGACTACCCAAAACGGTAAAATAGCACCTTTCCTTAAGTGGGCAGGAGGCAAAAGATGGCTTGTGAAACTTCGTGATGACCTTCTCGATACTGGGTTTAATAGATATGTTGAGCCATTCCTAGGGAGTGGTGCTGTTTTTTTTCATGTAAATCCCACTACATCGATACTTAATGACAAAAACAAAGCTCTTATAGATGTGTATAGAGCCATTAAAAACGACCATAGCAGAGTCCTTTACCTTTTAAACGCACACAGTAAAAAGCACTCTAAAGAATATTATTATGAGATGAGAGCAAAAAAGTGCAGGAACCAATTTTCAAAAGCTGCACAATTTATTTATTTAAATAGGACTTGCTGGAATGGACTTTATAGGGTGAATTTAAAAGGCGATTTCAATGTTCCGAAAGGGACTAAGGACAAAGTTTTATTAGATACTGACAACTTTGCAGAAATAGCAAATTTACTTCATGGAGCACAATTAGAAGATGGTGACTTTGAAAAAGTGATCGACAGCACAGTAGAAGGAGACTTAGTTTTTATTGATCCACCATACACGGCAAACCACAACAACAACGGCTTTTTAAAATATAATGAACACATTTTTAGTTGGAAAGACCAGATTAGATTGAGAGACGCCACGCTGAAAGCCAAAAACAGGGGAGCAAAGATAATACTAACTAACGCAAACCACGGCTCGGTAAGAGAATTATATAGTAGACACTTCAATCTACAGGATATTTCTAGGGCCAGTGTCCTTTCTGGAAAGAAAGAATATCGGGGCGCAGTACAAGAATTATTAATTACCAGTTAG